One genomic window of Luteitalea pratensis includes the following:
- the glgC gene encoding glucose-1-phosphate adenylyltransferase, with protein sequence MLNDSLVIVLAGGVGERLAPLTRERAKPAVYFGGPYRIIDFTLSNCINAGLRRIFIVTQYKSLSLNRHIRMGWNVVAEELGEFIEILPPQKRVSDNWYLGTADAVYQNLYSVVREAPKHVVILSGDHIYKMDYSKMLRWHIEKGAAATVATYEVPVQEAARRFGVIQVDEEERLVGFEEKPAEPKPIPGMPGVALASMGIYVFEADVLVKALEEDAGRDTKHDFGKDILPSLIGHAPVYSYRFSDENKKANKYWRDIGELDAYYEANMDLVQVNPDFNLYDPEWPIRTWMEQAPPAKFVFDDEGRRGQALDSIISSGVIVSGSTVRGSILCPNVRVHSYCDIDRSILMPGVRVGRHARIRNAIIDRDVFIPRGAIIGHNLEEDRRRHMVTAKGVVVVTTDDEPYVAPPESTRRQHEQEADARGHP encoded by the coding sequence ATGCTCAATGACTCGCTCGTCATCGTCCTGGCCGGAGGGGTCGGCGAACGCCTCGCCCCTTTGACCAGAGAACGCGCCAAGCCGGCGGTGTACTTCGGCGGTCCTTACCGGATCATCGACTTCACCCTCAGCAATTGCATCAACGCCGGCCTGCGCCGCATCTTCATCGTCACGCAGTACAAGAGCCTGTCGCTCAATCGCCACATCCGCATGGGGTGGAACGTCGTCGCCGAGGAACTCGGCGAGTTCATCGAGATCCTGCCGCCGCAGAAACGCGTGAGCGACAACTGGTACCTGGGCACCGCCGACGCCGTGTACCAGAACCTGTACTCGGTCGTGCGGGAGGCGCCCAAGCATGTGGTGATCCTGTCCGGGGATCACATCTACAAGATGGACTACTCGAAGATGCTGCGCTGGCACATCGAGAAGGGTGCCGCCGCGACGGTTGCGACCTACGAAGTGCCGGTGCAGGAAGCGGCGCGCCGCTTCGGCGTGATCCAGGTCGACGAGGAGGAGCGGCTCGTCGGCTTCGAGGAGAAGCCGGCCGAGCCCAAGCCGATCCCGGGCATGCCCGGCGTGGCCCTCGCCTCGATGGGGATTTATGTCTTCGAGGCCGACGTGCTCGTGAAGGCACTCGAGGAAGACGCGGGCCGCGACACCAAGCACGACTTCGGCAAGGACATCCTGCCATCGCTCATCGGCCATGCGCCGGTGTACTCCTACCGGTTCTCGGACGAGAACAAGAAGGCCAACAAGTACTGGCGCGACATCGGCGAACTCGACGCCTATTACGAGGCCAACATGGACCTCGTCCAGGTCAACCCGGACTTCAACCTCTACGATCCGGAATGGCCCATCCGCACGTGGATGGAACAGGCACCGCCGGCCAAGTTCGTGTTCGACGACGAAGGCCGCCGCGGCCAGGCGCTCGACTCGATCATCTCGTCGGGTGTGATCGTGTCGGGCAGCACCGTGCGCGGCAGCATCCTCTGCCCCAATGTCCGCGTCCACAGCTATTGCGACATCGACCGCAGTATCCTGATGCCCGGCGTGCGGGTCGGGCGACACGCCCGGATCCGCAACGCGATCATCGATCGCGACGTGTTCATCCCGCGGGGCGCCATCATCGGCCACAACCTCGAGGAAGATCGCAGGCGGCACATGGTGACCGCCAAGGGCGTGGTGGTGGTCACGACCGACGACGAACCGTACGTCGCGCCACCGGAAAGCACGCGGCGCCAGCACGAGCAGGAAGCGGACGCCCGGGGTCATCCATAG
- the gpmI gene encoding 2,3-bisphosphoglycerate-independent phosphoglycerate mutase: MTSKRAPVALIILDGWGLREEVDQNAVKLAEPPVFGKLWASYPHATLEASGEAVGLPAGQMGNSEVGHTNLGAGRTVYQDLTRIDKAISDGTFAGTPALRAAVQAAIDKGTALHLLGLLSDGGVHSHQAHLHALLRLAKAMGAPKVFVHVITDGRDTSPQGGRGYVKELEAVAAETGARIASVSGRYYAMDRDKRWERVTLAYDAIVRGTAPFGSSASAVIAEAYSKNVTDEFILPATIVDAAGQPVGPMADGDSVIFFNFRADRARQIIRALMFEDFDGFPTTGRPTVQLTTFTEYDATYPFPIAFPPQAATQYFGEVLQAHALTNMRLAETEKYPHVTYFFNGGVETPFKGEERVLLPSPKVATYDLQPEMSAAGVADAFVDSVTHHKHDVIICNFANPDMVGHTGVLAAAIAAIKAVDACLGRCIDALLAAGGTAIVTADHGNAEQMWDYELNAPHTAHTTNLVPVIVVGPDTPGKTVRDGALTDVAPTLLHLLGITQPKEMTGKTLID, from the coding sequence ATGACGAGCAAGCGCGCCCCCGTGGCGCTGATCATCCTCGATGGCTGGGGCCTCCGCGAGGAGGTGGACCAGAACGCCGTGAAACTGGCCGAACCGCCGGTCTTCGGCAAGTTGTGGGCATCCTACCCGCACGCCACCCTGGAGGCCTCGGGCGAAGCCGTCGGCCTGCCGGCCGGCCAGATGGGCAACTCCGAGGTTGGGCACACCAACCTCGGAGCCGGGCGCACCGTCTACCAGGACCTGACGCGCATCGACAAGGCGATCAGCGACGGCACTTTCGCCGGGACGCCGGCGCTGCGAGCCGCCGTGCAGGCCGCGATCGACAAGGGCACCGCGCTGCACCTTCTCGGGCTGCTCTCCGATGGCGGCGTGCACAGCCACCAGGCCCATCTGCATGCGCTGCTGCGGCTGGCAAAGGCGATGGGCGCGCCGAAGGTGTTCGTACACGTGATCACCGACGGCCGCGATACGTCGCCGCAGGGCGGCCGCGGATACGTCAAGGAACTCGAGGCGGTCGCCGCCGAGACGGGCGCGCGCATCGCCAGTGTCTCCGGCCGCTACTACGCCATGGACCGGGACAAGCGGTGGGAGCGCGTCACGCTCGCCTACGACGCGATCGTCCGCGGCACGGCGCCGTTCGGTTCGTCGGCCTCGGCCGTGATCGCGGAGGCGTATTCGAAGAACGTCACCGACGAATTCATCCTCCCGGCCACGATCGTCGACGCCGCCGGCCAGCCGGTCGGCCCGATGGCGGACGGCGACTCGGTGATCTTCTTCAACTTCCGCGCCGATCGCGCCCGGCAGATCATCCGCGCGCTGATGTTCGAGGACTTCGACGGCTTCCCCACAACGGGTCGTCCGACGGTGCAGTTGACGACATTCACCGAGTACGACGCGACCTACCCGTTCCCGATCGCGTTCCCGCCGCAGGCGGCGACGCAGTACTTCGGTGAGGTCCTGCAGGCGCACGCCCTGACCAACATGCGCCTGGCCGAGACGGAGAAGTACCCGCATGTCACGTACTTCTTCAACGGCGGGGTCGAGACGCCGTTCAAGGGCGAGGAGCGCGTGCTCCTGCCCTCGCCCAAGGTGGCCACCTACGACCTGCAGCCGGAGATGAGCGCGGCCGGCGTCGCCGACGCCTTCGTCGACAGCGTCACGCACCACAAGCACGACGTCATCATCTGCAACTTCGCCAATCCGGACATGGTCGGTCACACGGGCGTGCTTGCGGCAGCCATCGCCGCGATCAAGGCCGTCGACGCCTGCCTCGGCCGGTGCATCGACGCCCTGCTCGCCGCCGGCGGCACCGCCATCGTCACCGCCGACCACGGCAACGCCGAGCAGATGTGGGACTACGAGCTCAACGCCCCCCACACCGCCCACACCACCAACCTGGTCCCGGTGATCGTGGTCGGCCCGGACACGCCAGGCAAGACGGTCCGCGACGGCGCCCTCACCGACGTCGCTCCCACGCTCCTGCACCTGCTCGGCATCACGCAGCCGAAGGAGATGACGGGGAAGACGTTGATCGACTAA
- the eno gene encoding phosphopyruvate hydratase — protein sequence MKIQKVIGREILDSRGNPTVEVDVTLEGGAFGRAAVPSGASTGEREALELRDGDKSRYLGKGVQKAVANINGEIAQAIVGKEFDQASLDDAMIALDGTEFKSRLGANAILGVSMAALHAGAAEKQVPLYEYIGALRHALAGGGHADLLPVPMMNILNGGAHADSSVDFQEFMVMPLGAPSFSEGLRWGTEIFHTLRGILKGRGLSTGVGDEGGFAPSLKSNQEALDVVMEAISKAGLKAGEQVWIALDTACSELWKDGQYVFKKSGEANRSSEQMVGMFADWVRQYPICSIEDGIGESDWNGWKLLTKELGDKVQLVGDDVFVTNPKILAEGIAQGVGNSLLVKLNQIGSVTETLRAMKTAWDAGYTTIASHRSGETEDSTIADLAVGTRAGQIKTGSASRSDRTAKYNQLLRIESALGSNAKYAGRAAITALK from the coding sequence GTGAAGATTCAGAAGGTCATCGGACGCGAGATTCTCGATTCACGCGGCAATCCCACGGTGGAAGTCGACGTCACCCTCGAGGGTGGCGCATTCGGCCGGGCCGCAGTGCCTTCGGGCGCGTCCACGGGCGAGCGCGAGGCGCTCGAACTGCGGGACGGCGACAAGAGCCGCTATCTCGGGAAGGGCGTCCAGAAGGCCGTCGCCAACATCAACGGCGAAATCGCGCAGGCGATCGTCGGTAAGGAGTTCGATCAGGCGTCGCTCGACGATGCGATGATTGCCCTCGACGGCACCGAGTTCAAGAGCCGGCTCGGCGCCAATGCGATCCTCGGCGTCTCGATGGCCGCGCTGCATGCAGGGGCTGCCGAGAAGCAGGTGCCCCTGTACGAGTACATCGGGGCGTTGCGGCATGCGTTGGCCGGCGGCGGTCACGCCGACCTGCTCCCGGTGCCGATGATGAACATCCTCAACGGCGGCGCGCACGCCGACAGCAGCGTCGACTTCCAGGAGTTCATGGTGATGCCCCTCGGCGCGCCGAGCTTCTCCGAGGGCCTGCGCTGGGGCACGGAAATCTTCCACACGCTGCGCGGCATCCTGAAGGGGCGCGGCTTGTCCACCGGCGTCGGCGACGAGGGCGGCTTCGCGCCCAGCCTCAAGAGCAATCAGGAAGCGCTCGACGTCGTGATGGAGGCAATCTCCAAGGCCGGCCTCAAGGCCGGCGAGCAGGTCTGGATTGCCCTCGATACCGCATGCAGCGAGCTCTGGAAGGACGGCCAGTACGTCTTCAAGAAGTCGGGCGAAGCCAACCGCTCGAGCGAGCAGATGGTCGGGATGTTCGCCGACTGGGTGCGTCAGTACCCGATCTGCTCGATCGAGGATGGCATCGGCGAGAGCGACTGGAACGGCTGGAAGCTGCTCACGAAGGAACTCGGCGACAAGGTGCAGTTGGTGGGTGACGACGTGTTTGTGACCAACCCGAAGATCCTCGCCGAGGGCATCGCCCAGGGCGTGGGCAACTCGCTGCTCGTGAAGCTCAATCAGATTGGCTCGGTCACCGAGACCCTGCGCGCGATGAAGACCGCGTGGGACGCCGGTTACACGACAATCGCGTCGCACCGGTCCGGCGAGACCGAGGACAGCACCATCGCCGACCTCGCCGTCGGCACCCGCGCCGGCCAGATCAAGACCGGCTCGGCGAGCCGCAGCGACCGCACCGCGAAGTACAACCAGTTGCTTCGCATCGAATCGGCCCTCGGCAGCAACGCGAAGTACGCCGGCAGGGCCGCCATCACCGCCCTCAAGTAA
- a CDS encoding carboxypeptidase-like regulatory domain-containing protein — translation MTRSVTLTALALGLSLASTAMAQPLVQARAHSGAGSAVPGADLVSGKIEGVVTDERGAPIAGVAVSALGPDALFGVTDQSGRFVFSAVPVGTYLIRAQRAGYRASMREFVDVSPAASARHIVRLARLAGTPSDAEPEPTEPAPVIAAGFGGAAATIAPAPPASRIDDDSADHDHSPRLWRLRHMKRSVLRDAQDQLALDAFDDDIDWIEQRLGAPTVEATARGTTSFFGGDASLSGQVQFLTATAFDDGGKGEATAWAQGPAGVAYATVGAPIGNTGQWSVQGAFGRGELSSWIVAGNYLRPTESLHQLDLGASFALQGFSEETPAALMSVPERRRVAGTIHAFDTWRLHRRAVVTYGTRYAYHDYLDRPTLMSPSVSMSVSPLEKTWVRVAVTQQMLAPGAEEFDARNLSAFSMPPQRTFTSASASGRLSAERTRHLEVGVERQVGQFLLGVRRFEQAVDNQLVAMFGVGPRDLAPDLGHYAVANGGNVDAGGWVFGIAQDAGPRFRGSVEYTIAQAEWFGTGDRGVIAVMAPSADRTGNERIHDVTAHVVTDVPETATRVAATWKVNSAFARRSPLLAEASSDARFDVQVSQRLPFLSSTGADWEFVVAVRNLFRDGEAVGSIYDELLVIRPPKRVVGGVLVKF, via the coding sequence ATGACCCGATCGGTGACGCTGACGGCGCTCGCGCTCGGCCTGAGTCTCGCCTCCACGGCGATGGCACAGCCGCTTGTGCAGGCGCGCGCACACAGCGGCGCCGGGTCGGCCGTGCCGGGGGCCGACCTGGTGTCGGGCAAGATCGAGGGCGTGGTCACCGACGAACGCGGTGCACCGATCGCGGGCGTGGCCGTCTCGGCCCTCGGGCCCGACGCCCTCTTCGGCGTGACCGACCAATCCGGACGGTTCGTGTTCTCCGCCGTGCCAGTGGGCACCTACCTCATTCGCGCACAGCGGGCGGGTTATCGCGCCTCCATGCGTGAGTTCGTCGATGTGTCGCCGGCCGCGAGTGCCCGTCACATCGTGCGCCTCGCCCGCCTCGCGGGCACGCCGAGCGATGCCGAGCCGGAGCCAACCGAGCCGGCGCCGGTCATCGCGGCTGGCTTCGGCGGAGCCGCGGCCACGATCGCCCCCGCTCCCCCCGCCTCGCGCATCGACGACGACAGCGCCGATCACGATCACTCGCCCCGCCTGTGGCGTTTGCGCCACATGAAGCGGTCGGTGCTCCGGGATGCGCAGGACCAGCTCGCACTCGACGCATTCGACGACGACATCGACTGGATCGAGCAGCGTCTCGGCGCGCCGACTGTCGAAGCCACGGCCCGCGGCACGACGTCGTTCTTCGGCGGCGATGCGTCCCTGTCGGGGCAGGTGCAGTTCCTCACCGCCACGGCCTTCGACGACGGCGGCAAGGGCGAAGCGACCGCGTGGGCGCAGGGTCCGGCCGGCGTCGCATACGCAACCGTTGGCGCACCCATCGGCAACACCGGCCAGTGGTCGGTACAAGGCGCCTTCGGTCGCGGTGAGCTCTCGTCGTGGATCGTCGCGGGCAACTACCTGCGCCCGACCGAATCGCTCCACCAGCTCGATCTCGGCGCGTCGTTCGCGTTGCAGGGATTTTCAGAGGAGACGCCCGCCGCGCTCATGAGCGTGCCCGAGCGTCGCCGCGTCGCCGGCACCATCCATGCCTTCGACACGTGGCGCCTGCATCGGCGCGCCGTCGTCACGTACGGCACCCGTTACGCGTACCACGACTACCTGGATCGTCCGACGCTGATGAGCCCCAGCGTCTCGATGTCCGTGTCGCCTCTCGAGAAGACCTGGGTGCGCGTGGCCGTGACCCAGCAGATGCTCGCGCCCGGCGCCGAGGAATTCGATGCGCGCAATCTGTCGGCGTTCTCGATGCCGCCGCAGCGGACGTTCACGTCCGCGTCGGCGAGCGGGCGCTTGAGCGCGGAACGCACCCGGCACCTCGAAGTGGGTGTCGAGCGCCAGGTCGGCCAGTTCCTTCTCGGCGTGCGTCGGTTCGAACAGGCCGTCGACAACCAGTTGGTGGCGATGTTCGGCGTCGGTCCGCGCGATCTCGCGCCCGACCTCGGACACTACGCCGTGGCCAACGGCGGCAACGTCGACGCCGGCGGCTGGGTTTTCGGCATTGCACAGGACGCAGGGCCACGCTTCCGGGGCTCGGTCGAGTACACGATCGCCCAGGCGGAGTGGTTCGGCACGGGCGATCGCGGCGTGATCGCGGTGATGGCCCCGTCGGCCGATCGAACGGGCAACGAGCGAATTCACGACGTGACCGCGCACGTGGTCACCGACGTCCCGGAGACGGCCACTCGCGTTGCCGCGACGTGGAAGGTGAACTCGGCCTTCGCCCGTCGGAGCCCGCTCCTCGCCGAGGCGAGCAGCGACGCACGGTTCGACGTGCAGGTCTCGCAGCGGCTGCCGTTCCTCAGTTCGACCGGTGCCGACTGGGAGTTCGTGGTCGCGGTCCGCAACCTGTTTCGCGACGGCGAAGCGGTCGGATCCATCTACGACGAACTGCTCGTCATCCGACCGCCCAAGCGTGTCGTCGGCGGCGTCCTGGTCAAGTTCTAG